A region of Streptomyces sp. NBC_01750 DNA encodes the following proteins:
- a CDS encoding DEAD/DEAH box helicase has protein sequence MTLPVALAGADVIGQAKTGTGKTLGFGLPLLERVTVPADVEAGRAQPEQLTDAPQALVVVPTRELCQQVTNDLLTAGKVRNVRVLAIYGGRAYEPQVEALRKGVDVIVGTPGRLLDLAGQRKLDLSHVRALVLDEADEMLDLGFLPDVEKIINMLPAKRQTMLFSATMPGAVIGLARRYMSQPTHIRATSPDDEGATVANTTQHVFRAHSMDKPELVSRILQAEGRGLAMIFCRTKRTAADIAEQLQRRGFASGAVHGDLGQGAREQALRAFRNGKVDVLVCTDVAARGIDVEGVTHVINYQSPEDEKTFLHRVGRTGRAGAKGIAITLVDWDDIPRWQLINKALDLKFPEPVETYSTSPHLYEQLNIPAGTKGVLPRAERTRAGLRAEEVEDLGETGGRGRKSAAASAPAREERPARTRTPRQRRRTRGGSTPDGVEPTTTVTDTAAPESTEDSTEPRTPRRRRRTRVGAQAGAEATAVVETVELADVEVAEETKPRRRARAAKAVDTVEAVEVATETETKPRRRTRAAKAVDTVEAVEVATETETKPRRRTRAAKAVDTVEAVEAVEAVASEAEPETKPRRRTRVAKTADTVEAVATEVEAEPKPRRRTRTRTTKVAQPES, from the coding sequence ATGACCCTCCCCGTCGCGCTCGCCGGCGCCGACGTCATCGGCCAGGCCAAAACCGGCACTGGCAAGACGCTCGGTTTCGGTCTGCCGCTGCTGGAGCGGGTCACTGTCCCCGCGGACGTCGAGGCCGGCCGGGCGCAGCCCGAGCAGCTGACCGACGCGCCGCAGGCGCTGGTGGTCGTCCCCACCCGCGAGCTGTGCCAGCAGGTCACCAATGACCTGCTGACCGCCGGCAAGGTCCGTAACGTCCGCGTTCTCGCGATTTACGGCGGCCGTGCCTACGAGCCCCAGGTCGAAGCGCTCCGCAAGGGCGTCGATGTGATCGTCGGCACCCCCGGCCGCCTGCTCGACCTGGCCGGCCAGCGCAAGCTCGACCTCTCGCATGTGCGCGCGCTCGTCCTCGACGAGGCCGACGAGATGCTCGACCTGGGCTTCCTGCCCGACGTCGAGAAGATCATCAACATGCTGCCGGCCAAGCGCCAGACCATGCTGTTCTCGGCGACCATGCCGGGTGCGGTCATCGGCCTCGCCCGCCGCTACATGTCGCAGCCGACGCACATCCGCGCCACCTCGCCGGACGACGAGGGCGCGACCGTGGCCAACACCACGCAGCACGTCTTCCGTGCCCACTCCATGGACAAGCCGGAGCTGGTCTCGCGCATACTGCAGGCCGAAGGCCGCGGGCTCGCGATGATCTTCTGCCGTACGAAGCGGACTGCGGCGGACATCGCCGAGCAGCTCCAGCGTCGCGGCTTCGCCTCCGGCGCGGTCCACGGCGACCTGGGCCAGGGCGCGCGTGAGCAGGCGCTGCGGGCCTTCCGCAACGGCAAGGTCGACGTCCTCGTCTGCACGGACGTCGCGGCGCGTGGCATCGACGTCGAAGGCGTCACACATGTCATCAATTACCAGTCGCCGGAGGACGAGAAGACATTCCTCCACCGCGTCGGCCGCACCGGCCGCGCGGGCGCCAAGGGCATCGCGATCACGCTGGTGGACTGGGACGACATCCCGCGCTGGCAGCTGATCAACAAGGCGCTGGATCTCAAGTTCCCCGAGCCGGTCGAGACGTACTCCACGTCTCCGCACCTGTACGAGCAGCTGAACATCCCGGCCGGCACGAAGGGCGTACTGCCCCGTGCCGAGCGGACCCGTGCGGGTCTGCGCGCCGAGGAGGTCGAGGACCTGGGCGAGACGGGCGGCCGCGGCCGCAAGTCGGCGGCGGCGTCGGCCCCGGCTCGCGAGGAGCGCCCTGCCCGTACCCGCACGCCCCGCCAGCGCCGCCGCACGCGCGGCGGGTCGACGCCGGACGGCGTCGAGCCGACGACAACGGTGACGGACACGGCCGCGCCGGAGTCCACGGAGGATTCGACGGAGCCGCGCACCCCGCGCCGCCGTCGCCGCACCCGAGTGGGAGCGCAGGCCGGGGCCGAGGCGACGGCGGTCGTGGAGACCGTCGAGCTCGCGGACGTGGAGGTCGCGGAGGAGACGAAGCCTCGTCGCCGGGCGCGTGCCGCGAAGGCAGTCGACACGGTCGAGGCCGTTGAAGTCGCGACCGAGACCGAGACGAAGCCCCGCCGCCGCACCCGTGCCGCGAAGGCAGTCGACACGGTCGAGGCCGTTGAAGTCGCGACCGAGACCGAGACGAAGCCCCGCCGCCGCACCCGTGCCGCGAAGGCAGTCGACACGGTCGAGGCCGTCGAGGCCGTCGAGGCAGTGGCGAGCGAGGCCGAGCCGGAGACCAAGCCCCGCCGCCGCACCCGCGTGGCGAAGACCGCCGACACGGTCGAGGCAGTGGCCACGGAGGTCGAGGCGGAGCCCAAGCCGCGCCGCCGCACCCGCACCCGCACGACGAAGGTTGCACAGCCCGAAAGCTGA
- a CDS encoding ferritin-like fold-containing protein, with translation METPDNATEPTGIAAQDWATASADPQYRAAVVDLLGALAYGELAAFERLAEDAKLAPTLGDKAALAKMASAEFHHFEQLRDRLTAVDAEPTAAMEPFAQALDDFHRQTAPSDWLEGLVKAYVGDSIASDFYREVAARLDTDTRALVLAVLDDTGHGNFAVEKVRAAIEAEPRVGGRLALWARRLMGEALSQAQRVVADRDALSTMLVGGVAGGFDLAEVGRMFSRITEAHTKRMAALGLAA, from the coding sequence ATGGAGACGCCTGACAACGCCACTGAACCCACCGGAATCGCCGCCCAGGACTGGGCCACGGCATCCGCCGACCCCCAGTACCGCGCCGCCGTCGTGGATCTGCTGGGCGCACTCGCGTACGGCGAGCTGGCAGCCTTCGAGCGGCTCGCCGAGGACGCCAAGCTGGCGCCGACGCTGGGCGACAAGGCCGCGCTGGCGAAGATGGCCTCCGCCGAGTTCCACCACTTCGAGCAGCTGCGCGACCGCCTCACCGCCGTCGACGCCGAGCCGACTGCCGCGATGGAGCCGTTCGCGCAGGCCCTGGACGACTTCCACCGCCAGACCGCGCCGTCCGACTGGCTGGAGGGCCTGGTCAAGGCGTACGTCGGCGACTCGATCGCCAGCGACTTCTACCGTGAGGTCGCGGCCCGGCTGGACACCGACACCCGTGCCCTGGTGCTTGCGGTCCTCGACGACACGGGGCACGGCAACTTCGCGGTCGAGAAGGTTCGCGCCGCGATCGAGGCCGAGCCGCGGGTCGGCGGACGGCTCGCGCTGTGGGCGCGCCGTCTGATGGGCGAGGCGCTCTCGCAGGCGCAGCGGGTGGTGGCGGACCGCGACGCGCTCTCCACGATGCTCGTGGGCGGTGTGGCGGGCGGCTTCGACCTCGCGGAGGTGGGCCGGATGTTCTCCCGGATCACCGAGGCGCACACCAAGCGGATGGCGGCGCTGGGCCTCGCGGCCTAG
- a CDS encoding DUF3107 domain-containing protein, whose protein sequence is MEVKIGVQHAPREIVLESGQSAEEVERAVGDALAGKAQLLSLSDDKGRKVLVPADRIAYVEIGEPATRRVGFGAL, encoded by the coding sequence GTGGAGGTCAAGATCGGCGTGCAGCACGCGCCCCGGGAGATCGTTCTGGAGAGCGGGCAGTCCGCCGAGGAGGTCGAGCGCGCGGTCGGCGACGCGCTGGCCGGCAAGGCGCAGCTGCTCAGTCTCTCGGACGACAAGGGCCGCAAGGTCCTCGTACCGGCCGACCGGATCGCGTACGTCGAGATCGGCGAGCCGGCGACGCGGCGCGTGGGCTTCGGCGCGCTGTAG
- a CDS encoding TetR/AcrR family transcriptional regulator, which produces MTAIEQTEATRPRGTRLPRRARRNQLLGAAQEVFVAQGYHAAAMDDIAERAGVSKPVLYQHFPGKLELYLALLDQHCESLLLSVRTALASTTDNKLRVAATMDAYFAYVEDEGGAFRLVFESDLTNEPAVRERVDRVSLQCAEAISDVIAEDTGLSKEESMLLAVGLGGVSQVVARYWLSSSSGIPRDTAVQLLTSLAWRGIAGFPLHGTDQH; this is translated from the coding sequence GTGACAGCCATCGAGCAGACAGAGGCGACGCGCCCGCGGGGCACACGCCTGCCACGCCGAGCCCGCAGGAACCAGCTTCTGGGCGCCGCCCAGGAAGTCTTCGTGGCTCAGGGCTATCACGCGGCCGCCATGGACGACATCGCCGAGCGGGCCGGCGTCAGCAAACCCGTGCTCTACCAGCACTTCCCGGGCAAGCTCGAGCTCTATCTGGCGCTGCTCGACCAGCACTGCGAGTCGCTGCTGCTCTCGGTCCGTACGGCGCTGGCGTCGACGACCGACAACAAGCTGCGCGTCGCCGCGACGATGGACGCCTATTTCGCGTACGTCGAGGACGAGGGCGGGGCCTTCCGGCTGGTCTTCGAGTCGGACCTGACGAACGAGCCCGCGGTGCGCGAGCGCGTGGACCGGGTCTCGCTGCAGTGCGCGGAGGCGATCTCCGACGTCATCGCCGAGGACACGGGCCTGTCCAAGGAAGAGTCCATGCTGCTGGCCGTCGGCCTCGGCGGCGTCTCCCAGGTGGTCGCCCGCTACTGGCTCTCCAGCAGCTCCGGCATCCCCCGCGACACGGCGGTGCAGCTGCTGACGTCGCTGGCATGGCGTGGTATCGCGGGGTTCCCGCTGCACGGCACCGATCAGCACTGA
- a CDS encoding alpha/beta fold hydrolase translates to MSSTELPGVRAANAAVAPKVATVRVAKGEELRSSRLPGLTLTVRSRPPARSGLAPALYVHGLGGSSQNWSALMLLLEDILDGEAVDLPGFGDSPPPDDGDYSLTGHARALIRYLDAAGRGPVHLLGNSLGGAVSTRVAAVRPDLVRTLTLISPALPELRVQRSAVPTALMALPGVAPLFSRLTKDWTAEQRTKGVMALCYGDPSRVDDEALHHAVEEMERRIRLPYFWDAMTRSARGIVDAYTLGGQHGLWRQAERVLAPTLLVYGGRDQLVSYRMARKAAAAFRDSRLLTLPDAGHVAMMEYPETVAEAFRELLNDYDRS, encoded by the coding sequence ATGTCTTCGACCGAGCTGCCGGGAGTACGCGCCGCCAACGCCGCCGTGGCGCCCAAGGTCGCGACCGTGCGGGTCGCTAAGGGGGAGGAGCTGCGCTCCTCCCGACTGCCCGGCCTGACGCTCACCGTCAGATCCAGGCCGCCGGCGCGATCCGGCCTCGCGCCGGCGCTGTATGTGCACGGGCTCGGCGGCTCCTCGCAGAACTGGTCGGCGCTGATGCTGCTGCTCGAAGACATCCTGGACGGTGAGGCGGTCGACCTGCCCGGTTTCGGGGACTCCCCGCCGCCGGACGACGGGGACTACTCCCTCACCGGCCACGCCAGAGCGTTGATCCGCTACCTGGACGCCGCGGGCCGCGGCCCCGTCCACCTCCTCGGAAACTCCCTGGGCGGAGCGGTCTCCACCCGTGTCGCGGCCGTCCGGCCCGACCTGGTGCGCACGCTCACGCTCATCTCGCCCGCGTTGCCGGAGCTCCGCGTGCAGCGCTCCGCCGTGCCCACCGCACTGATGGCACTGCCCGGGGTCGCCCCGCTGTTCAGCAGACTGACCAAGGACTGGACGGCCGAGCAGCGCACCAAAGGCGTGATGGCGCTCTGCTACGGAGACCCCTCGCGGGTCGACGACGAAGCGCTGCACCATGCTGTGGAGGAGATGGAGCGGCGCATTCGCCTCCCGTACTTCTGGGACGCGATGACTCGTTCCGCGCGCGGCATCGTCGACGCGTACACCTTGGGGGGCCAGCACGGGCTGTGGCGGCAGGCGGAGCGGGTGCTCGCGCCGACGCTGCTTGTTTACGGAGGGCGGGACCAGCTCGTCTCGTACCGTATGGCGCGCAAGGCAGCGGCGGCCTTCCGTGATTCCCGGCTGTTGACGCTCCCGGACGCCGGACATGTTGCCATGATGGAGTACCCGGAAACGGTCGCCGAGGCCTTCCGGGAACTGCTGAACGACTACGACAGGAGCTGA
- a CDS encoding DUF3152 domain-containing protein, whose protein sequence is MGRHSRKGPAPKGSDSEGGAGPAGAGVSGTGEWEVVGSSPGSGRRRRSTAPGPEQHGSSGYGVPQTRGGHPEQHEAGGGWGVHQQQRYGDRQADGRQRVQTPPPRMPGAARIPGPRREFVEAFDRPRPEAAPEPDLYDSVTERGDEPDQAAGAAAESPEDKPAKGGKGRAFTGIAAAAVTTVLAVVVAGHFAADGPQKSSAQSAGKDRAGAESPASRSDERQAPPDGAGKPGVPATYAQLMATRFPINPKLTASGDFEAVPGFDKAPGRGRKIRYRVDVEKGLGLDGALFADAVQKTLNDDRSWAHGGAMTFERISSGEPEFVITLASPGTTATWCAKSGLDTTDDNVSCDSASTDRVMINAYRWAQGSVTYGERAMLTYRQMLINHEVGHRLGHGHVNCSTPGALAPVMQQQTKSLDIDGVKCRPNPWVHPGS, encoded by the coding sequence GTGGGACGACACAGCCGCAAAGGCCCCGCGCCCAAGGGCTCCGACTCCGAAGGCGGCGCGGGTCCAGCCGGCGCCGGTGTATCCGGCACCGGCGAGTGGGAAGTCGTGGGCTCGAGCCCCGGCAGTGGACGGCGCAGACGCAGCACCGCGCCCGGTCCCGAGCAGCATGGCTCCTCCGGCTACGGCGTGCCCCAGACCCGCGGCGGACACCCGGAACAGCATGAAGCGGGCGGTGGCTGGGGCGTACACCAGCAGCAGCGGTACGGGGACAGGCAGGCCGACGGCCGACAGCGTGTGCAGACGCCGCCGCCGCGGATGCCCGGAGCGGCCCGGATACCGGGCCCGCGACGGGAGTTCGTCGAGGCCTTCGACCGGCCCCGGCCGGAAGCGGCCCCGGAGCCCGACCTGTACGACTCCGTCACCGAACGGGGCGACGAGCCGGATCAGGCCGCCGGAGCCGCGGCCGAATCGCCCGAGGACAAGCCCGCCAAAGGCGGCAAGGGGCGCGCCTTCACCGGGATCGCGGCCGCCGCGGTGACCACGGTGCTCGCGGTCGTCGTGGCCGGCCACTTCGCCGCGGACGGTCCTCAGAAGTCGAGCGCACAGTCCGCGGGCAAGGACCGGGCGGGCGCGGAGAGCCCCGCATCCCGCTCGGACGAACGGCAGGCGCCGCCCGATGGTGCGGGGAAGCCCGGGGTTCCGGCCACGTACGCGCAGCTGATGGCCACCCGGTTCCCGATCAATCCCAAACTGACGGCGTCGGGTGACTTCGAGGCGGTGCCCGGCTTCGACAAGGCGCCGGGCAGGGGCCGCAAGATCCGCTACCGGGTGGATGTCGAGAAGGGCCTCGGTCTGGACGGCGCGTTGTTCGCCGATGCGGTCCAGAAGACACTGAACGACGACCGGAGCTGGGCGCACGGCGGGGCGATGACCTTCGAGCGGATCTCGTCGGGGGAGCCTGAATTCGTGATCACGCTCGCCAGTCCCGGGACCACGGCGACCTGGTGCGCCAAATCCGGTCTGGACACGACCGACGACAACGTCAGTTGTGATTCGGCGTCGACGGACCGCGTGATGATCAATGCGTACCGCTGGGCGCAGGGCTCGGTGACCTACGGCGAGAGGGCGATGCTCACCTACCGGCAGATGCTCATCAATCACGAGGTCGGGCACCGGCTCGGGCACGGTCATGTGAACTGCAGCACTCCGGGCGCGCTCGCGCCAGTCATGCAGCAGCAGACCAAGTCCCTCGACATCGACGGGGTCAAGTGCCGGCCCAACCCGTGGGTGCATCCCGGCAGTTGA
- a CDS encoding DUF3492 domain-containing protein: MRIGLLTDGGYPYATGESRLWCDRLVRGLAQHEFDVYALSRSAQQEDHGWIQLPPQVQRVRTAPLWAPEDDGHTYGRRERRRFVCHFKELASAVCAEGDGQGESFADALYGLAELARERGGLYAALRSELAVRVLESACRAPGARRTVHAATVPDYLAFADELERALRPLSLDWYADDCLGAVDLCHAASGGSAALPGLLAKRFFGVPLLVTEYGVQLRAHYLAASDGELTAPVRALLAAFQGRLAAEVYRQASVITPGNTHARRWQEKCGADRAKLRTVYPGMEVERFAAVGESVGAGDGGGDPHTLAWVGRIEPAKDLIALLHAFAEVRKEEPQARLRLFGAPVQGPEAVTYLAHCKALAAQVFPDEAADAHAVGDNPVSFEEIGGPDALELADAYASGAVVVLSSVVEGFPISLVEAMFCGRATVSTDVGAVVEVIGGTGLVVPPRNPRALAGACLALLRDPQRRERLGAAARARALELFTIEQNLTAFRGIYLELISHSPVQREAVNADGEPLPFARPAEAYAPCHWTGGGTASGGRLPRWAEGPRFVGTLATAKEVRA; the protein is encoded by the coding sequence GTGCGGATCGGATTGCTTACGGACGGTGGTTATCCATATGCGACGGGTGAGTCCAGGCTGTGGTGTGACCGGCTTGTGCGCGGGCTCGCGCAGCACGAGTTCGATGTCTATGCGCTGAGCCGTAGCGCCCAGCAGGAGGACCACGGCTGGATCCAGCTCCCGCCGCAGGTGCAGCGGGTGCGGACGGCCCCGCTGTGGGCGCCCGAGGACGACGGGCATACGTACGGACGGCGTGAACGACGCCGCTTCGTCTGCCATTTCAAGGAGCTCGCCTCCGCGGTCTGTGCGGAGGGAGATGGCCAGGGCGAAAGCTTCGCCGACGCGCTGTACGGACTCGCCGAACTGGCCCGTGAGCGCGGTGGGCTCTACGCCGCGCTCCGTTCCGAACTCGCCGTGCGCGTCCTCGAGTCCGCCTGTCGCGCCCCCGGCGCGCGCCGCACCGTGCACGCCGCCACCGTCCCCGACTATCTCGCCTTCGCCGACGAGCTGGAGCGCGCTCTGCGCCCGCTCTCGCTCGACTGGTACGCCGATGACTGCCTGGGCGCGGTCGACCTGTGCCATGCCGCGTCCGGCGGGTCCGCCGCTCTGCCCGGCCTGTTGGCCAAACGCTTCTTCGGCGTCCCGCTGCTGGTCACCGAGTACGGCGTACAGCTGCGCGCGCACTATCTCGCGGCGAGCGACGGCGAGCTGACCGCGCCCGTGCGGGCCCTGCTCGCGGCCTTCCAGGGCCGGCTGGCCGCCGAGGTGTACCGGCAGGCTTCCGTCATCACGCCCGGCAATACTCATGCCCGCCGCTGGCAGGAGAAGTGCGGCGCCGACCGCGCCAAGCTGCGGACTGTCTACCCCGGCATGGAGGTGGAGCGTTTCGCGGCGGTCGGGGAATCGGTGGGGGCGGGCGACGGCGGCGGCGACCCGCACACCCTCGCCTGGGTCGGCAGGATCGAGCCCGCCAAGGACCTCATCGCACTGCTGCATGCCTTCGCCGAGGTGCGCAAGGAGGAGCCGCAGGCGCGGCTGCGGCTCTTCGGCGCGCCGGTGCAGGGGCCGGAGGCCGTCACGTATCTCGCCCACTGCAAGGCGCTGGCCGCCCAGGTCTTCCCCGACGAGGCGGCCGACGCGCACGCCGTCGGCGACAACCCGGTCTCCTTCGAGGAGATCGGGGGACCCGACGCTCTCGAGCTGGCCGACGCGTACGCCTCCGGCGCGGTCGTCGTCCTGTCCAGCGTCGTCGAGGGCTTCCCGATCAGCCTGGTCGAGGCGATGTTCTGCGGCCGCGCGACGGTCTCCACGGACGTCGGCGCGGTCGTCGAAGTCATCGGCGGAACGGGGCTTGTGGTGCCCCCGCGCAATCCGCGGGCGCTCGCGGGAGCCTGCCTCGCGCTGCTGCGCGACCCCCAGCGTCGTGAACGGCTCGGCGCGGCCGCCCGGGCCCGCGCGCTCGAGCTCTTCACGATCGAGCAGAACCTGACGGCATTTCGCGGCATTTACCTGGAGCTGATCTCGCACTCCCCGGTACAGCGCGAAGCGGTGAACGCGGACGGTGAGCCGCTGCCTTTCGCTCGCCCCGCCGAGGCGTACGCGCCGTGTCACTGGACGGGCGGCGGCACCGCGTCGGGCGGCCGCCTCCCGCGCTGGGCGGAGGGGCCACGGTTCGTCGGCACGCTGGCAACGGCGAAGGAGGTACGCGCATGA
- a CDS encoding NAD-dependent epimerase/dehydratase family protein: MRVLLLGANGFLGRFVADRLLADPAVHLTALGRGDDADVRFDLAGGSPGALTRFLGAVHPGVVINCAGATRGGARELTRHNTVAVATVCEALRRSGCGARLVQLGCASEYGPSQQGSSTAEDAIPRPGGPYGVSKLAATELVLGSGLDAVVLRVFSPVGPGTPAGSPLGRLAEAMRRAMQSGDGELKLSGLGVQRDFVDVRDVARAVHAASLSAAQGVVNIGTGRAVRLRDAAAVLARVAGYAGGLHELDLPAGRPPIGAPRTESVLDHLSASPAPYPDGCGGWQQADVRTARDRLGWRPRINLEESLADIWMEAACRI; encoded by the coding sequence ATGAGGGTGCTTCTGCTCGGTGCCAATGGATTCCTCGGCCGCTTCGTCGCCGACCGGCTGCTCGCCGACCCGGCCGTGCACCTGACCGCCCTCGGGCGCGGCGACGACGCCGACGTACGCTTCGACCTCGCCGGCGGCAGCCCGGGCGCGCTCACCCGCTTCCTCGGCGCCGTCCACCCCGGAGTCGTCATCAACTGCGCGGGCGCCACCCGCGGCGGCGCCCGCGAACTGACCCGCCACAACACCGTCGCTGTCGCCACCGTGTGCGAGGCACTGCGGCGCAGCGGCTGCGGCGCCCGGCTTGTCCAGCTCGGCTGCGCCTCCGAGTACGGGCCGTCCCAGCAGGGATCGTCGACTGCGGAGGATGCGATCCCGCGTCCCGGCGGCCCGTACGGAGTGAGCAAGCTCGCCGCCACCGAGTTGGTGCTCGGCTCGGGCCTGGACGCCGTCGTACTCCGCGTCTTCTCGCCCGTCGGCCCCGGCACTCCGGCAGGATCCCCGCTCGGCCGCCTCGCCGAGGCCATGCGCCGCGCCATGCAGTCCGGGGACGGCGAGCTGAAGCTCAGCGGCCTGGGCGTGCAGCGCGACTTCGTCGACGTACGGGACGTGGCGCGCGCCGTGCATGCCGCCTCCCTCTCCGCCGCGCAGGGCGTGGTCAACATCGGTACAGGACGTGCCGTACGGCTGAGGGACGCGGCCGCCGTCCTGGCCCGGGTCGCGGGCTACGCAGGTGGGCTGCACGAGCTGGACCTGCCGGCCGGCCGGCCCCCCATCGGCGCCCCGCGCACCGAATCCGTACTGGACCACCTGTCCGCGTCCCCGGCGCCGTACCCCGACGGCTGCGGCGGCTGGCAGCAGGCGGATGTGCGCACCGCCCGCGACCGGCTCGGCTGGCGCCCCCGTATCAACCTCGAAGAATCCCTTGCGGACATCTGGATGGAGGCGGCATGCCGCATTTGA
- a CDS encoding spherulation-specific family 4 protein: MPHLTRTGTQLATGATEVPPDEVWGKLGFGIPGYAHPLVAPVEWAGLTRPGTPLHWVVLNVDDGPGDRPDPHCLEAAGKLRNAGVRVLGHLDLAHGSRSFGDLVSDAHRYLEWYRVDGFLLDRCPADRAALHEVRRTTATLEAVLDGGHLVLGHGSHPYPGYAEAADQLVTFSGPWTDYRWSQVAGWTADYPPERFVHFVHGVPRTHLEEAMRIARWQGAGTIFFTDRTGDRSENGHYGAFEALPGYWDEIVSQIGPGVSE; the protein is encoded by the coding sequence ATGCCGCATTTGACCAGAACGGGCACCCAGCTGGCGACCGGCGCGACGGAGGTCCCCCCGGACGAAGTCTGGGGGAAGCTCGGCTTCGGCATTCCCGGCTACGCCCACCCGCTCGTCGCCCCAGTCGAATGGGCCGGACTGACCCGGCCCGGGACGCCGTTGCACTGGGTGGTCCTCAATGTCGACGACGGCCCCGGCGACCGCCCCGACCCGCACTGTCTGGAGGCCGCGGGCAAGCTGCGCAACGCCGGCGTACGCGTCCTCGGCCATCTCGACCTCGCACACGGCTCACGATCCTTCGGTGATCTCGTCTCGGACGCGCACCGCTATCTCGAGTGGTACCGGGTCGACGGCTTCCTGCTGGACCGCTGCCCGGCGGACCGTGCCGCCCTGCACGAGGTGCGGCGTACGACGGCGACGCTGGAGGCGGTCCTCGACGGCGGCCATCTGGTGCTCGGGCACGGCTCGCACCCGTATCCCGGCTACGCGGAGGCCGCCGACCAGCTGGTTACCTTCTCCGGGCCATGGACCGACTACCGCTGGTCGCAGGTGGCGGGGTGGACGGCGGACTACCCGCCGGAGCGCTTTGTGCACTTCGTCCATGGCGTGCCGCGCACGCACCTGGAGGAAGCCATGCGCATCGCCCGCTGGCAGGGCGCCGGGACGATTTTCTTCACCGATCGGACCGGGGACAGGAGCGAAAACGGGCACTATGGGGCATTCGAGGCGCTGCCCGGCTACTGGGACGAAATCGTCTCGCAGATCGGACCGGGTGTCTCGGAATGA
- the moeZ gene encoding adenylyltransferase/sulfurtransferase MoeZ, with translation MSLPPLVEPAAELTVDEVRRYSRHLIIPDVGMDGQKRLKNAKVLAVGAGGLGSPALMYLAAAGVGTLGIVEFDEVDESNLQRQIIHSQADIGRSKAESAKDSVLGINPYVNVILHEERLEAENVMEIFSQYDLIVDGTDNFATRYLVNDACVLLNKPYVWGSIYRFDGQASVFWSEHGPCYRCLYPEPPPPGMVPSCAEGGVLGVLCASIGSIQVTEAIKVLTGVGDPLVGRLMIYDALEMQYRQVKVRKDPDCAVCGENPTVTELIDYEAFCGVVSEEAQEAALGSTITPKQLKEWIDDGENIDIIDVRETNEYEIVSIPGARLIPKNEFLMGTALQELPQDKRIVLHCKTGVRSAEVLAVLKSAGFADAVHVGGGVIGWVNKIEPDKPIY, from the coding sequence GTGTCGCTGCCACCCCTGGTCGAGCCAGCTGCTGAGCTCACCGTCGACGAGGTCCGCAGGTACTCCCGCCACCTGATCATCCCCGATGTCGGGATGGACGGGCAGAAGCGGCTGAAGAACGCCAAGGTCCTCGCCGTCGGCGCGGGCGGCCTCGGTTCGCCTGCCCTGATGTACCTGGCCGCCGCCGGCGTCGGCACGCTCGGCATCGTGGAGTTCGACGAGGTGGACGAGTCGAACCTGCAGCGCCAGATCATCCACAGCCAGGCCGACATCGGCCGCTCCAAGGCGGAGTCCGCCAAGGATTCCGTGCTCGGCATCAACCCGTACGTGAATGTGATCCTCCACGAAGAGCGGCTCGAGGCCGAGAACGTGATGGAGATCTTCAGCCAGTACGACCTGATCGTCGACGGCACCGACAACTTCGCGACCCGCTACCTGGTCAATGACGCGTGCGTGCTGCTGAACAAGCCGTACGTCTGGGGCTCGATCTACCGCTTCGACGGCCAGGCCTCCGTCTTCTGGTCCGAGCACGGGCCCTGCTACCGCTGCCTCTACCCGGAGCCCCCGCCGCCCGGCATGGTCCCGAGCTGCGCCGAGGGTGGCGTGCTCGGCGTGCTCTGCGCGTCCATCGGCTCCATCCAGGTCACCGAGGCGATCAAGGTCCTGACCGGGGTCGGCGACCCACTGGTCGGCCGGCTGATGATCTACGACGCCCTGGAGATGCAGTACCGCCAGGTCAAGGTCCGCAAGGACCCGGACTGCGCGGTCTGCGGCGAGAACCCCACCGTCACCGAGCTCATCGACTACGAGGCCTTCTGCGGCGTCGTGTCCGAGGAGGCCCAGGAGGCGGCGCTCGGTTCGACGATCACTCCCAAGCAGCTCAAGGAGTGGATCGACGACGGCGAGAACATCGACATCATCGATGTCCGCGAGACCAACGAGTACGAGATCGTCTCGATCCCCGGCGCCAGGCTGATCCCGAAGAACGAGTTCCTGATGGGCACAGCCCTCCAGGAACTTCCGCAGGACAAGCGCATCGTCCTGCACTGCAAGACGGGTGTCCGCAGTGCGGAAGTCCTCGCGGTACTCAAGTCCGCGGGCTTCGCGGACGCGGTGCACGTCGGCGGCGGCGTGATCGGCTGGGTCAACAAGATCGAGCCGGACAAGCCGATCTACTGA